A stretch of the Thiocystis violascens DSM 198 genome encodes the following:
- the ffh gene encoding signal recognition particle protein, producing the protein MFENLQDRFEGVLTNLRGQGRLTEDNIKETLREVRMALLEADVALPVVRRFVEEVREKALGEAVTRSLTPGQVLIKIVNDELVSIMGQANEQLDLTTQPPAVVLMAGLQGSGKTTSVAKLARWLQEKQKKSVMVVSCDVYRPAAIEQLKTVAAEVGAEFYPSSGDQDPVEIAKRALDSARKHYKDVLIVDTAGRLHVDVAMMDEIKAIHAALNPIETLFVVDAMTGQDAANTAKAFDEALPLTGVILTKTDGDARGGAALSIRQITGKPIKFLGTGEKTAALEPFHPDRVASRILGMGDVVSLVEEVQAKVDRDKAEKLVKKLKKGKDFDLADFKEQLEQMNQMGGIASLMEKLPGMGQIPEHVKNRANDREMGKLVAIINSMTLNERRFPAVIKGSRKRRIAAGSGTQVQDVNQLLKQFMQMQKMMKKMKGGGMAKMMRSMQGRMPPGFGPGGGLPPGGMPPGGFPM; encoded by the coding sequence ATGTTCGAGAATCTCCAGGACCGTTTTGAAGGCGTCCTGACTAATCTGCGGGGGCAGGGTCGCCTGACCGAGGACAACATCAAGGAGACCCTGCGCGAGGTGCGCATGGCCCTGCTGGAGGCGGATGTGGCGCTGCCGGTGGTGCGCCGGTTCGTCGAGGAAGTCCGCGAGAAGGCGCTCGGCGAGGCGGTGACCCGGAGTTTGACCCCAGGTCAGGTGCTGATCAAGATCGTCAACGACGAACTGGTCAGCATCATGGGTCAGGCCAACGAGCAGCTTGACCTGACGACTCAGCCGCCAGCGGTGGTGCTGATGGCGGGCCTGCAGGGTTCGGGCAAGACCACCAGCGTGGCCAAACTCGCCCGCTGGCTCCAGGAAAAACAGAAGAAATCGGTCATGGTGGTCAGTTGCGACGTGTACCGTCCGGCCGCCATCGAACAGTTGAAGACGGTTGCCGCCGAGGTGGGTGCGGAGTTCTATCCCAGCAGTGGCGACCAGGATCCGGTCGAGATCGCCAAGCGTGCCCTGGACAGCGCCCGCAAGCATTATAAGGATGTGCTGATCGTCGATACCGCTGGCCGTCTGCATGTGGACGTGGCGATGATGGACGAGATCAAGGCCATCCATGCCGCTTTGAATCCCATCGAAACGCTCTTTGTTGTCGACGCCATGACCGGCCAGGACGCGGCCAACACCGCCAAGGCGTTCGACGAGGCGCTGCCGCTGACGGGCGTGATCCTGACCAAGACCGACGGCGATGCGCGCGGCGGCGCGGCACTCTCGATCCGCCAGATCACGGGCAAGCCGATCAAGTTTCTCGGCACGGGCGAGAAGACGGCGGCGCTCGAACCCTTCCATCCGGACCGGGTCGCCTCGCGCATCCTCGGCATGGGCGATGTGGTTTCGCTGGTCGAGGAGGTCCAGGCCAAGGTCGACCGGGACAAGGCCGAAAAGCTGGTCAAGAAGCTCAAGAAGGGAAAGGACTTCGATCTGGCCGACTTCAAGGAGCAGTTGGAGCAGATGAACCAGATGGGCGGAATCGCGAGCCTGATGGAGAAGCTCCCCGGCATGGGACAGATCCCGGAGCATGTCAAGAATCGGGCCAATGACCGAGAGATGGGCAAACTGGTCGCCATCATCAACTCCATGACCCTCAACGAGCGCCGTTTTCCGGCCGTCATCAAGGGCTCCAGAAAGCGCCGGATCGCGGCCGGTTCGGGGACTCAGGTGCAGGACGTGAATCAGCTGCTGAAACAGTTCATGCAGATGCAGAAGATGATGAAAAAGATGAAGGGCGGCGGCATGGCCAAGATGATGCGGTCGATGCAGGGCCGGATGCCGCCGGGCTTCGGGCCGGGCGGCGGCTTGCCGCCAGGTGGGATGCCGCCCGGCGGGTTTCCGATGTGA
- a CDS encoding cytochrome C assembly family protein, translating into MTHTLLAAVATLSYLAATALIGLRLFRKEGWIPERNLAIFVGFAGLALHSWLLWDSIFSSAGLNLGFYHALALTTWTIIALLLVSSLTKPVDNLGLILLPVAALSIVLETNFAEVGFLRPTASWALKIHVLLSMLAYSLLTLAAVQAILLAVQDRHLRRRRASGFIRTLPPLQTMESLLFEMITAGFVLLTLALLSGFAFLENMFAQHLVHKTVLSVLAWLVFGGLLIGRFRKGWRGRTAIIWTLGGFVILILAYFGTKAVLEFVLKT; encoded by the coding sequence ATGACTCATACCCTCCTTGCCGCCGTCGCCACCCTCAGCTACCTGGCTGCCACCGCCTTGATCGGTTTGCGCCTGTTTCGCAAGGAGGGATGGATCCCCGAACGCAATCTCGCCATCTTCGTCGGCTTCGCCGGCCTGGCCCTGCATAGCTGGCTGTTGTGGGATAGTATCTTCAGCAGCGCGGGGCTCAATCTGGGCTTTTATCACGCATTGGCGCTGACCACTTGGACAATCATTGCCCTGCTGCTTGTTTCCAGCCTGACCAAACCGGTCGATAATCTTGGGTTGATCCTCCTGCCCGTGGCGGCCCTGAGCATCGTCCTGGAGACCAATTTTGCCGAGGTTGGTTTTCTGCGCCCCACGGCGAGTTGGGCACTGAAGATCCACGTCCTGCTATCGATGCTCGCCTACAGCCTGCTGACGCTTGCCGCCGTCCAGGCAATCCTGCTCGCGGTACAGGATCGCCATCTGCGTCGGCGTCGGGCCAGCGGTTTTATCCGCACCCTGCCACCGCTTCAGACCATGGAAAGCCTGCTGTTCGAGATGATCACCGCCGGCTTCGTGCTGCTTACGCTAGCACTGTTGAGCGGCTTCGCCTTTCTGGAAAACATGTTCGCCCAGCATCTGGTGCACAAAACCGTCCTCTCGGTGCTCGCCTGGCTGGTGTTCGGCGGTCTACTGATCGGCCGCTTCCGCAAGGGCTGGCGCGGCCGCACGGCGATTATCTGGACACTCGGCGGCTTCGTCATCCTGATCCTCGCCTATTTCGGCACCAAGGCGGTCCTGGAATTTGTTCTGAAAACGTGA
- a CDS encoding D-alanyl-D-alanine carboxypeptidase/D-alanyl-D-alanine-endopeptidase, translated as MKPLTHPLVSRPCHWINALPILLALALSIPPAMAADPVAQVKGMDQASLLLEERGRDLVAHHPDTPRVPASTMKLLTAFAALETWGREYRFLTDVHRDDANGLWVKGYADPYLVSEELDRMVAALKSKGLREVAGIGIDDSFFGPDVEIAGRSSSDNPYDAPVTALAANFNTLNLVRTGDQVHSAEPQTPLTATARRFGLAGAAGKQRVNLREREVALRYFGELLAAKLEQTGVRVGDQRKIAPMPRHAKRFYRHANSRTLVEIVEPMLKFSNNFIANSLFLRLADPEGNTGVSMASARLKMTDFARRRFGWREFRIEDGAGLSRGNRLSARQLVELLDAFAPYRDLLSEQDGNPNVRAKTGTLRGVSCYAGYVRRESAWLPFALLINQPVEYTLRQRVASNLAR; from the coding sequence ATGAAACCACTGACCCACCCCCTCGTTTCCCGTCCGTGTCACTGGATTAACGCCCTACCGATTCTGCTTGCGCTGGCGCTATCGATCCCGCCAGCCATGGCGGCGGACCCGGTCGCTCAGGTCAAGGGCATGGACCAGGCCAGTCTGCTGCTTGAGGAGCGTGGGCGCGATCTGGTCGCTCATCATCCCGACACACCACGCGTCCCGGCCTCGACCATGAAGCTGCTGACGGCCTTTGCGGCACTGGAAACCTGGGGACGGGAGTATCGCTTCCTGACCGACGTTCACCGCGATGACGCCAATGGGCTCTGGGTGAAGGGCTATGCCGACCCCTATCTCGTGTCGGAGGAACTGGATCGGATGGTCGCCGCGCTCAAATCCAAAGGGCTGCGCGAGGTCGCCGGTATCGGCATCGATGACAGCTTTTTCGGCCCGGACGTGGAGATTGCCGGACGGTCCTCCTCGGATAACCCTTATGACGCGCCGGTCACCGCGTTGGCGGCCAATTTCAATACGCTCAATCTGGTTCGCACTGGCGATCAGGTGCACAGTGCCGAGCCCCAAACTCCGCTGACCGCAACCGCCCGTCGCTTCGGACTGGCCGGCGCCGCTGGCAAGCAGCGGGTGAATCTGCGCGAACGCGAGGTTGCGCTGCGCTATTTCGGCGAATTGCTGGCCGCCAAGCTGGAACAGACGGGGGTGCGCGTCGGAGATCAGCGAAAAATCGCCCCCATGCCACGTCACGCCAAGCGCTTCTATCGCCACGCCAACAGCCGCACCCTGGTGGAGATCGTCGAACCCATGCTCAAATTCTCCAATAACTTCATTGCCAACTCACTCTTTCTGCGACTGGCGGACCCGGAGGGAAACACCGGCGTGAGCATGGCCTCCGCCAGACTGAAAATGACGGACTTCGCGCGTCGCCGCTTCGGTTGGCGCGAATTCAGGATTGAGGATGGCGCCGGCCTGTCGCGTGGCAACCGACTCAGCGCACGGCAACTCGTCGAGTTGCTGGATGCCTTTGCTCCTTATCGTGATCTACTGTCGGAACAGGATGGCAACCCGAACGTGCGCGCCAAGACTGGAACGCTGCGTGGCGTGAGCTGCTACGCTGGGTATGTGCGACGCGAGAGCGCTTGGTTGCCCTTCGCGCTGCTGATCAATCAGCCAGTGGAATACACGCTTAGGCAGCGCGTCGCGAGCAACCTGGCACGCTGA
- a CDS encoding trypsin-like peptidase domain-containing protein, with the protein MLLVACTTATDRSAAPHPGGFPYWKAGASYPSLAPLMQQVTPAVVNISVESKASLDDHPFLRDPDFRRFLDRFGLTVPDLDQPEQRQSVGSGVIVDAAHGYVMTNDHLLKNATTIMVTLKDRRSFRARLLGSDTATDVAILKIPPVRIRALPLGDSDRLEVGDFVIAIGNPFGLGQTVTSGIVSAVGRSRIAGNQLGELIQTDASINPGNSGGPLINLAGEVVGINAALIGPGGGNVGIGFAVPSNRARTALSRMIGRR; encoded by the coding sequence ATGCTGCTGGTGGCTTGCACCACCGCCACCGACCGGTCGGCCGCGCCCCATCCTGGCGGCTTTCCTTATTGGAAAGCAGGCGCCAGCTATCCCTCCCTCGCCCCCTTGATGCAACAGGTCACGCCAGCTGTCGTCAACATCTCTGTGGAGTCCAAGGCATCGCTGGATGACCATCCCTTTCTGCGAGACCCCGATTTCCGTCGTTTCCTTGATCGTTTCGGTCTGACGGTTCCGGATCTGGATCAACCCGAGCAGCGCCAGAGCGTGGGTTCGGGGGTCATTGTCGATGCGGCGCATGGCTATGTGATGACCAATGACCATCTGCTGAAGAACGCCACGACCATCATGGTCACACTGAAGGATCGGCGCAGCTTCCGGGCGCGATTGCTCGGCTCCGATACCGCGACCGATGTCGCCATCCTCAAGATTCCCCCCGTAAGGATCCGCGCCCTGCCGCTCGGCGACTCGGATCGACTGGAGGTCGGCGACTTCGTGATCGCCATCGGCAATCCCTTCGGTCTGGGGCAGACGGTGACCTCGGGAATCGTCAGCGCGGTCGGACGCAGCCGGATCGCCGGCAACCAGCTCGGCGAACTGATCCAAACCGACGCCTCCATCAACCCCGGCAATTCCGGCGGTCCGCTGATCAACCTGGCCGGAGAGGTCGTCGGCATCAACGCCGCGCTCATCGGTCCGGGCGGCGGCAACGTCGGCATCGGCTTCGCCGTTCCCAGCAACCGCGCCCGGACGGCCCTGAGTCGGATGATCGGGCGTCGTTGA
- a CDS encoding FKBP-type peptidyl-prolyl cis-trans isomerase, whose protein sequence is MSDAKLGDTVRIHYTGTLDDGTRFDSTVSHEPMEFTLGEGNVIPGFESAVLGMSVGESKTVTIAYDHAYGPYRAEMTQEVPRTAIPDDIELHEGLILSAESPDGIPISFVVKSFDSELVTIDGNHPLAGRDLTFALELLAIR, encoded by the coding sequence ATGTCCGACGCCAAACTCGGCGATACCGTCAGAATCCACTACACCGGAACGCTCGATGACGGCACGCGCTTCGACTCGACCGTCAGCCACGAACCGATGGAATTCACCCTCGGCGAGGGTAACGTCATCCCCGGCTTCGAGTCGGCGGTGCTCGGGATGTCGGTCGGCGAGTCCAAAACCGTGACGATCGCCTACGATCATGCCTATGGCCCCTATCGGGCCGAGATGACCCAGGAGGTTCCCCGCACCGCGATCCCGGATGACATCGAACTCCACGAAGGCTTGATTCTGAGCGCGGAGAGCCCCGATGGGATACCCATCTCGTTCGTCGTCAAGTCTTTTGACTCGGAACTGGTGACGATCGACGGGAACCATCCGCTCGCCGGCCGGGACTTGACGTTCGCCTTGGAATTGCTGGCGATTCGCTAG
- a CDS encoding SPOR domain-containing protein yields the protein MEHDKDLDRRNQPNQDDISSARHSKPLQPEAVKLASDPGEPNAPGRDILKHLATQAAQMARLSTSLEQQRVDLKTAESALVSRIADVDDDRRLTASQLQRTWQSHRDEMADLLKRKGAMLTGILLLFGILVAISLAYFYVRFDQNRQTLVDEVAELRHMVGQLQTQIPEGVMQSRLTQDKLSHLSIAIQSISASLDNLKNVPVAAIATPIDQPVPTEPGPAPIQEELADDVPIDEPAELQPPDLAAETEIADRGKDALTDDAPTDEPAELQPPDLAAETEIADRGKDASTDDAPTDEPAELQPPDLAAETEIADRGKDASTDDAPTDKPAVAAPPETISTPDGSSTAPDIHPTTEAITSPKPVLPLTEKEASDEPAASTASELIDVGQTPYALQLIGFFSFEELLDFARRFPLPAKVYHQEKTYRGRPWFVLIHSLHASRESANEEIARLPAELVKLAPWVRKLAPDDSLSLLKTGSN from the coding sequence ATGGAACACGACAAAGATCTGGATCGCCGGAATCAACCGAACCAAGACGACATCTCTTCCGCGCGACACTCCAAGCCATTGCAGCCCGAAGCCGTCAAACTCGCCAGCGACCCAGGCGAGCCAAACGCGCCGGGTCGCGACATTCTGAAACATCTGGCGACACAGGCGGCCCAGATGGCCAGGCTCTCGACCAGCCTGGAACAGCAAAGAGTCGACCTCAAGACCGCCGAGTCCGCGCTGGTATCACGGATTGCCGATGTCGATGACGACCGACGTCTCACCGCCAGTCAACTCCAGCGCACCTGGCAAAGCCATCGCGATGAGATGGCTGATCTTCTGAAACGCAAGGGGGCGATGCTGACCGGCATCCTTTTGCTGTTCGGAATTCTGGTTGCGATTTCCCTGGCCTATTTTTATGTCCGCTTCGACCAGAACCGTCAAACGCTGGTCGACGAAGTTGCCGAACTCAGGCACATGGTCGGACAACTCCAGACCCAGATTCCCGAAGGCGTCATGCAGAGCCGGTTGACGCAAGATAAACTGTCGCACTTATCCATCGCGATCCAATCCATTTCCGCGTCGCTGGACAACCTCAAGAACGTACCGGTCGCGGCCATCGCCACACCGATCGACCAACCAGTTCCCACCGAGCCCGGTCCGGCGCCCATTCAAGAGGAGTTGGCCGACGACGTCCCCATCGACGAGCCGGCGGAGCTGCAACCGCCGGATCTGGCCGCCGAGACGGAGATCGCCGATCGCGGGAAGGATGCGTTGACCGACGACGCCCCGACCGACGAGCCGGCGGAGCTGCAACCGCCGGATCTGGCCGCCGAGACGGAGATCGCCGATCGCGGGAAGGATGCGTCGACCGACGACGCCCCGACCGACGAGCCGGCGGAGCTGCAACCGCCGGATCTGGCCGCCGAGACGGAGATCGCCGATCGCGGGAAGGATGCGTCGACCGACGACGCCCCGACCGACAAGCCGGCGGTTGCAGCTCCGCCGGAGACCATATCCACACCCGACGGATCCTCGACGGCACCGGACATCCATCCAACCACGGAAGCAATCACGTCGCCAAAACCCGTCTTACCCTTGACCGAGAAGGAAGCCAGCGACGAGCCGGCTGCATCCACGGCCTCAGAGTTGATCGATGTCGGCCAAACGCCCTACGCGCTCCAACTGATTGGCTTTTTTTCGTTTGAAGAGCTTCTGGATTTCGCCCGGCGTTTCCCGCTACCGGCCAAAGTGTATCACCAGGAAAAAACCTATCGGGGCCGCCCCTGGTTCGTCTTGATTCACAGCCTGCATGCAAGCCGCGAATCGGCAAATGAGGAGATTGCGAGACTGCCCGCGGAATTGGTCAAGCTGGCTCCCTGGGTTCGCAAGCTCGCCCCCGATGACTCCCTGTCGCTTTTGAAGACGGGTTCCAATTGA
- a CDS encoding phosphoribulokinase, whose product MSKKHPIVAVTGSSGAGTTTVKRAFEHIFYRDGISAAVIEGDSFHRYNRAEMKAEMAQAAEKHVNLSHFGPEANRFDLLAELFHDYGERGNGKKRYYIHSDDEAMQLNARLGTDLSAGQFTPWEDLPPNTDLLFYEGLHGLVVTEDANVAQHVDLGVGVVPIVNLEWIQKIQRDNLERGYSAEAIVDTIMRRMPDYIRHITPQFSLTDINFQRVPTVDTSNPFIARDIPTPDESFVIIRFKDPEKLQVDFPYLLAMIHDSFMSRRNSMVVPGGKMGFAMEVILQPIIERMMDARKV is encoded by the coding sequence ATGTCCAAGAAACATCCGATTGTCGCCGTCACCGGATCCTCCGGCGCGGGCACCACGACCGTGAAGCGCGCGTTCGAACACATCTTTTATCGCGACGGCATCAGCGCCGCCGTGATCGAGGGCGACAGCTTTCATCGCTATAACCGCGCGGAGATGAAGGCCGAGATGGCGCAGGCCGCCGAAAAGCACGTCAATCTCAGCCATTTCGGTCCCGAGGCGAATCGCTTCGACCTGCTCGCGGAACTTTTCCACGATTACGGCGAGCGCGGTAACGGGAAAAAGCGTTACTACATCCACAGCGATGACGAGGCGATGCAACTGAATGCCCGTCTCGGCACCGATCTTTCTGCCGGGCAGTTCACGCCTTGGGAAGATCTCCCGCCCAACACCGATCTGCTGTTCTACGAGGGCCTGCACGGCCTGGTGGTGACCGAAGATGCCAATGTTGCCCAGCATGTGGATCTGGGCGTCGGCGTGGTTCCCATCGTCAACCTGGAATGGATCCAGAAGATCCAGCGCGATAATCTGGAGCGCGGTTATTCCGCCGAGGCGATCGTCGACACCATCATGCGCCGGATGCCGGACTATATCCGGCATATCACGCCGCAGTTTTCGCTGACCGACATCAACTTTCAGCGTGTGCCCACGGTGGATACCTCCAATCCGTTCATCGCGCGCGATATCCCGACGCCCGACGAAAGCTTCGTCATCATCCGTTTCAAGGATCCGGAAAAACTGCAAGTCGACTTTCCCTATCTCCTTGCCATGATCCACGATTCCTTCATGTCGCGCCGCAATAGCATGGTGGTGCCGGGCGGCAAGATGGGCTTCGCGATGGAGGTCATCCTGCAACCTATCATCGAGCGCATGATGGATGCGCGGAAGGTCTAA
- a CDS encoding ATP-binding protein yields MNGWGARFRERLGVSPELQKNPEFQSATVRITACLFGALYIGLGAWTDYYRVDIPNYLTLFALYLISNLLFLISVARRPVWPARCFLALSLDIIAVSLAIFLTREAISPFYLLYILIFISAGTRFGKLHLIVAAVVAVVAYNFVLIELDEWRRHTFEAAFFLLLLVLLPLYQASLLRQVQQAREDAVRANQAKGDFLAFMTHELRTPLTGVIGMATLLKGTQLDLEQRDYVDSITSSAQALNSLIGDILDFSKIDARKLTLECIPFDPRAMLRNVCEILVGLALSKNLELICQVDPDVPGQATGDPLRVRQILFNLIGNAIKFTEQGQVSLRVGARAPDATLSRPYLLLEIADTGIGIPQDKLPTLFESFRQADDSTTRRFGGSGLGTTIARELTLLMGGTITVESEEGRGSCFRVSLPLLGDGALPSPTPSAARLRGLRVLAIESNPMQRALIGAILEREAAIVRCVAGIQDIDASSPMDTIPGERDIALAILSDVPAVHNLGHALANLRESIGEHPPCLLLSYPGHQLIAPPPGVACLNKPFLAEDLVDAIESLLGRAPADVATRARQDESVSAPSENPPSARPIRVLVAEDNEIAAKVITTFLTKMGFANQRFRDGEAALTAALNGGYQIAIVDFHMPKLDGIGFAKRYRTLAPEYPLPIVALTATAAADVRQACFDAGMDGFLAKPVNPDELRQTVERLALPQPPMAA; encoded by the coding sequence ATGAATGGATGGGGAGCGCGGTTTCGCGAGCGTCTCGGCGTATCGCCCGAGTTACAAAAAAACCCGGAATTTCAATCGGCGACCGTCCGGATCACGGCCTGTCTGTTCGGCGCGCTCTATATCGGACTCGGTGCCTGGACCGATTATTACCGAGTCGATATCCCCAATTATCTGACCCTGTTCGCGCTGTACCTGATCTCGAATCTCCTGTTTCTGATCAGCGTGGCCCGTCGTCCCGTCTGGCCGGCCCGGTGTTTTCTGGCGCTCAGTCTCGACATCATCGCGGTCAGCCTCGCCATTTTTCTCACCCGCGAGGCGATCAGCCCCTTTTACCTGCTCTATATCCTGATCTTCATCTCCGCCGGCACCCGCTTCGGCAAGCTGCATCTGATCGTCGCCGCGGTGGTGGCGGTCGTCGCCTATAACTTCGTCCTGATCGAACTGGACGAATGGCGCCGGCACACCTTCGAGGCCGCCTTTTTTCTGCTCCTGCTGGTGCTCTTGCCGCTCTACCAGGCGTCATTGCTGCGCCAGGTGCAACAGGCGCGCGAGGATGCCGTGCGCGCGAACCAGGCCAAGGGGGATTTTCTGGCCTTCATGACGCATGAGCTACGCACGCCGCTCACCGGCGTGATCGGCATGGCCACGCTACTCAAGGGTACCCAACTCGACCTGGAACAACGCGATTATGTCGACTCGATCACGAGTTCAGCCCAGGCACTGAACAGTCTGATCGGCGATATCCTGGATTTTTCCAAGATCGACGCCCGCAAGCTGACGCTCGAATGCATTCCATTCGACCCGCGCGCCATGTTGCGAAACGTCTGCGAAATCCTGGTGGGTCTCGCGCTGTCGAAGAACCTGGAACTCATCTGCCAGGTCGACCCCGATGTCCCCGGCCAGGCCACCGGCGATCCATTGCGGGTCCGTCAGATCCTGTTCAATTTGATCGGCAACGCGATCAAATTCACGGAACAGGGCCAGGTCTCGCTGCGGGTCGGCGCCCGAGCGCCGGACGCGACGCTCTCGCGTCCCTATCTGCTGCTGGAGATCGCGGACACCGGCATCGGCATCCCGCAAGACAAACTCCCCACCCTGTTCGAGAGCTTTCGTCAGGCCGACGACTCCACGACCCGCCGCTTTGGCGGCTCAGGCCTGGGCACGACCATCGCCCGCGAGTTAACCCTGCTCATGGGAGGGACCATCACGGTCGAGAGCGAGGAAGGCCGGGGCAGTTGCTTTCGGGTCAGTCTCCCCCTGCTCGGCGACGGCGCTCTCCCCTCCCCCACGCCATCGGCGGCCAGACTGCGCGGACTGCGCGTGCTGGCGATCGAGTCCAATCCGATGCAACGCGCGCTGATTGGCGCGATTCTAGAGCGCGAAGCGGCCATCGTTCGCTGCGTGGCGGGAATCCAGGACATCGATGCGTCCAGCCCCATGGACACCATTCCGGGCGAGCGCGACATCGCCCTGGCGATCCTCTCCGATGTCCCGGCGGTCCATAACCTGGGGCACGCACTGGCCAACCTCCGGGAGTCCATCGGCGAGCATCCGCCCTGTCTCCTGCTGAGCTATCCGGGGCACCAGTTGATCGCGCCGCCGCCGGGCGTGGCCTGTCTGAATAAACCGTTTTTGGCCGAGGATCTGGTGGACGCCATTGAGTCCCTGCTCGGTCGCGCGCCGGCGGATGTCGCGACACGGGCACGCCAGGATGAATCCGTGTCTGCCCCAAGCGAAAACCCGCCTTCGGCGCGGCCGATTCGCGTCCTGGTCGCTGAGGACAATGAGATTGCGGCAAAGGTCATCACCACCTTTCTGACCAAGATGGGATTCGCGAACCAGCGTTTTCGCGATGGCGAGGCCGCGCTGACGGCGGCCCTGAACGGCGGCTATCAGATCGCCATCGTCGATTTTCATATGCCGAAGCTCGATGGCATCGGCTTCGCGAAGCGATATCGGACACTTGCTCCGGAGTATCCATTGCCGATCGTCGCGCTGACGGCCACCGCGGCGGCGGATGTCAGGCAAGCCTGTTTCGACGCGGGCATGGATGGATTTCTCGCCAAGCCGGTCAATCCGGATGAATTACGCCAGACCGTGGAGCGTCTGGCGCTTCCGCAGCCGCCAATGGCAGCGTGA